In Arachis hypogaea cultivar Tifrunner chromosome 17, arahy.Tifrunner.gnm2.J5K5, whole genome shotgun sequence, a single window of DNA contains:
- the LOC112764711 gene encoding zinc finger BED domain-containing protein RICESLEEPER 1 produces MDLSDAVIVKSSRLKSVVWNDFDRIKKGDTCVAVCRHCKRKLSGSSSSGTSHLRNHLVRCQRRSSHGIAQYVTAKEKRKDTTVTVANFNFDNKDHKKDDPLSFVNVKLDQEQLKDENVNAGNCNFDQRRSRFDLARMIILHGYPLAMVEHVGFRVFVKNLQPLFELVTMNRVEADCIEIYDKEKQKVNEMLDKLPGKISLGADVWTTLNGSEYLCLTANYIDESWLLRRRILNFVTIDPSHTEDMLSDTIMTCLMDWDIDRKLFSVILDSTTGNDVAIRIGERLSQNRFLYCNGQLFDIRCAASVLHVMVQHALVAISELISKVRESIRYVRSSQTVQAKFDGMAKEVGIRSQKCLTVDNPFQWNTTHSMLEAVLEFKDVFILLQENDDGCTVSLSDVEWDRVSAITNYLKLFVEVTNVFTRSKYPTANIYFPELCDVKLHLIEWCNNSDEYISSLALRMRSKFDEYWEKCSLGLAVAAMLDPRFKMKLVEYYYPQIYGSTSSARINEVLDSVKALYNEHSICSPLAFHDEGLPWQVGSVRLSLPTSAKDSRDRLMGFDKFLNETSQGEGMKSDLDKYLEEPLFPRNVDFSILNWWKVHTPRYPVLSMMARNMLGIPMSKVPPELAFNTDGRVLDRDWSSLNPATIQALVCSQDWIRNELEN; encoded by the coding sequence ATGGATTTGTCGGATGCCGTAATTGTCAAATCCAGTAGGTTGAAGTCTGTTGTATGGAATGATTTTGATAGAATTAAGAAAGGAGACACCTGTGTGGCAGTTTGTAGGCATTGTAAAAGGAAATTGAGTGGATCAAGTTCGAGTGGAACATCGCATTTGAGGAACCATTTAGTCAGGTGTCAGAGAAGGTCTAGCCATGGCATAGCTCAATATGTTACAgctaaagaaaagagaaaggacaCAACTGTCACTGTTGCAAACTTCAACTTTGATAATAAAGATCACAAAAAAGATGACCCCCTTAGCTTCGTCAATGTTAAATTGGACCAGGAGCAGTTGAAAGATGAAAATGTGAATGCTGGAAACTGTAACTTCGATCAAAGGCGGAGTCGATTTGATCTTGCTCGAATGATTATTCTACATGGATATCCGTTGGCTATGGTTGAACATGTGGGTTTCAGAGTATTTGTAAAAAATCTACAGCCTTTGTTTGAGCTTGTGACGATGAATAGGGTTGAGGCAGACTGTATTGAGATTTATGACAAAGAGAAACAGAAGGTGAATGAGATGTTGGATAAATTACCTGGGAAAATCAGCCTTGGTGCCGATGTGTGGACTACATTGAATGGTTCTGAATATTTATGCTTGACTGCAAATTATATAGATGAATCATGGTTGTTAAGGAGGAGGATTTTAAATTTTGTCACAATTGATCCTTCCCATACTGAAGACATGCTTTCGGATACTATCATGACTTGTCTGATGGATTGGGATATTGACCGGAAGCTGTTCTCCGTTATCTTGGATAGTACTACCGGCAATGACGTTGCAATAAGAATTGGGGAAAGACTTTCGCAAAACAGGTTTCTTTATTGTAATGGTCAATTATTTGATATACGCTGTGCTGCGAGTGTTCTACATGTCATGGTTCAGCATGCTCTGGTAGCTATTAGTGAATTAATCAGCAAGGTCAGAGAAAGTATTCGTTATGTTAGAAGTTCACAGACAGTACAAGCAAAGTTCGACGGGATGGCCAAAGAAGTCGGGATTAGGAGTCAAAAATGCCTAACTGTAGATAATCCATTCCAATGGAATACCACACATTCAATGCTTGAAGCTGTCTTAGAATTCAAGGATGTTTTTATTCTTTTGCAAGAAAATGATGATGGCTGCACAGTCAGCTTATCTGATGTAGAGTGGGACAGAGTCTCTGCCATTACTAATTACTTGAAACTTTTTGTGGAAGTTACAAATGTTTTCACCAGGAGCAAGTATCCAACTGCAAACATATATTTCCCTGAACTATGTGATGTCAAGTTGCATCTGATTGAATGGTGCAACAATTCTGATGAATATATTAGTTCTTTGGCATTAAGAATGCGGAGCAAGTTTGATGAATACTGGGAGAAATGTAGCTTAGGTTTGGCAGTTGCAGCCATGTTAGATCCGAGATTCAAGATGAAATTGGTAGAATATTACTATCCACAAATCTATGGTAGCACTTCTTCAGCTCGCATCAACGAGGTTCTTGACAGCGTGAAGGCTCTATACAATGAACATTCAATATGCTCGCCACTAGCTTTTCATGATGAGGGTCTGCCGTGGCAAGTTGGCAGTGTTCGACTTTCCTTACCGACTTCTGCAAAGGACTCTAGGGATAGACTCATGGGATTTGATAAATTTCTCAATGAAACTTCCCAGGGCGAAGGCATGAAATCCGATCTAGACAAGTACCTAGAAGAGCCTCTCTTTCCACGCAATGTTGATTTCAGCATATTGAATTGGTGGAAAGTTCACACTCCCAGGTATCCTGTATTATCCATGATGGCAAGAAACATGCTAGGAATTCCGATGTCAAAAGTTCCGCCGGAGTTGGCCTTCAACACCGATGGAAGGGTTCTTGATCGCGATTGGAGTTCGCTTAATCCTGCTACTATCCAAGCATTGGTTTGTTCACAAGATTGGATAAGGAATGAATTAGAAAATTAA